The Vigna angularis cultivar LongXiaoDou No.4 chromosome 6, ASM1680809v1, whole genome shotgun sequence genome contains the following window.
AACTTCCAGGCCCCAGAGAATTCAAGCAAATGACAAAATCCAGACTACTCGAttactttgttttcttcttcagtGGAATGCCTTCGAGGAAACAACAAGCACGGTATATAAAGTTATTCAGAAGTAAGCCTTCGCCTCTTCCCATAATCAGCATCTCTTGGCCTTGAATGGTGCTCTTCCTCTTGTGATAACCGCGACTTGCTGTGAGTCCTTGATGATCGTCCCCTATCCCACTCATCATCATGCTCTGCCTCCCGGTCTCTGTACCTATGATGGTCTGCATACCGGTCCCTATCTTCCCGGTGTCTGTCACGTTCACGATGATCCCTTTCACGGTCACGCGATCGTTCACGATCACGGTCACGTGACCGTTCTCGGCCAGTTTCTCTATCATCACGATGCCTTCTTTCAGACCACTCAGGATCATGGCCCATATCTTTCTCTCTAGGTGCATCTCTCTCATATCCTTGATCTCTATCATCCCTATACCTTCTCTCAGAAGAACCAGACCAGTCTCTTTCTGAACCTCTATCTTTCTCCCTCATAGGCCACCCAGCTCTATCATGACTCACTTCACCATACTGATGGTCAGATGCAGCTTCCTCCCCATAACTTGACTCTCCAGCCTTCCCACCACCAGGCTCTTCCCCACCCCATCCACCCATATTTGGATCTGACCACATCCCCATATTAGGACCATCCATGCCTGATGTAGGCATCATCCCCATACCGTTAACTGGCATCCCCCTTCCAAAGAATGCAGGATTAACATGAGGTGCCACTCCAGGCAAACCAACACCTCCAACACCAGGGAATGATGGTAAGATCCCAGAAAATGGAGGCGTTGGAGCACCAGGAAAGCCTCCATAGCTACCCATTCTACCCATGGGACCACCAAAAGCAGGATCAAAACCCTGACCCATCATTGACTGAGGATGCAACAGTGGAGGGGTACCACCAATACCCTGTCCAAAACCATTTCCACCATGACCCATTATACCTCTACCACCCATCCCACCACCCCTATTCCTCATTTGATTCACGGGTCCCCTATTCCCCATACCAGGATTGTTCCCTCTTCCCCAGTTACCTCCTCTCCCATAACCTCTATTCCCGTCTCCCCCTTGGTAATTACCACCTGTAGAAATATTACCCCCACCAGGCTTAGCCCCTGAATCAGAAGGCCCCCTCCTTCCCTGTTGTGTAACTGTAGATGGGTTCATCTGCTGATTCCTGTTTATCTGAGCCTCCCCCATTTTCTTAACTGTAAAAGGTGATGCAAAAGCAACAACACATGGTCTCCCATTAAAAACATGACCATTCATTCCCTCCTTGCAATTTGTGGAAGCAGAAGGGTCAAAAAACTCAACTTGGCAATAGCCCTTTGACTTCCCGCTAGCCTTCTCATCGAAAAACTTCACCTCCTTGACAGGCCCATACTTACTAAGCTCAGTTTCCAGCTCAGCATCAGTAGTCCACCAATGCAAATCACCAACAAACAATATAGTACCACCGGAAGCACCACTACCACCGCCAACACCTCCAACTCCTCCGGTACTAACACTATTAACAGCGGTCACACTGTTCCCAACACCATTTCCACCAACCCTATTAGCACTTCCCCCTCCTCCCCCACCTTGACCTTGTCTCACTAAACCCTCATTTCCCACACTCCCAACAACCCCGCCATGTGACTGCTGCTCAATCCCCGGAAGTGCAGCCCCGTCATTACCACCCTGTTCCTCAATATCAGATTTTACAGTTTGGTGCCCCAATTCAACCCTGATCCCACCTTTGGCACCCACCTCGTTCCCTCTAAACCCTTGATTCTGAAATCCATCAACTCTCCCCGAAACCCTAGACTCGACAATCCCACTTCCGCCACCTCCGACACCTTCTCCCCCGTCACCGTCACCGGCACCCGAAATCGAAACCCCGGGAGCATCAGGAACTTGAGGGGGCGGCGGGGGCTTCTTGACCTCAACATCATCGTTTCGGAACCCCGAATCCTCGTTTTTGCGCAAAGATTGAAGGACACCCTCTCCAATGTTGACATCGTTGTAAAGATCTTCATAATCATCATCTTCCTCTGCCATGAAACCATCGTCGGCGACGGCGGATATAGCTTCGTTACGGTGAAACTGATCCATGGGATCGCCGCTCTCACCGTACCCTCCCTCGCCCTCATCCATTGCCGGGGTTTCTCCCCCTTATtaaccaaaaattaaattaaaaaaaatacacgatttttattttagggttttcatgGACGAGTGAGATCAGGAACGAAGAAACAGATGGGATGAAAACGCAGCTTATAGAAGGGAAACAGAGTGAGAGATCTTACCAGGGCATGTGGTTTTGTGCAGAAGAAGAAAACAGGACACAAACCCTAATATGGGAACTTCTCAACTAATCCAATccttttgttatgtttttgatTGCTCTGTGTGAGTGAGTGCACTTTTACCTGAAATTCTGAATTTTCTCATATTTGTAACTTGAATACTACTATGTAAGAAGGATTGTTTTCAATAATGATGCAAATTTTGTGTGATCAAATAAATAGAAggtaattaaaatgtttttatttcaagattttgtatttgttttaatagatttaaaagcaactttattttgaaaagatttatGCTGTACTTAGTGTTATTAATGcaaatttatgtaataaataaaaatataaaagaataactCTTTTATCTCACAAGCATAGATGAAGAGAAGATGCATTTTCTTCCAAATATATGCTATGTAATCTATAGCATATTTTACATATCAATTAAGATGGAAAGGAAGAGCAGATGACACAAGCTTACATTTGTATGCAaccattttaaacttaaatttaataatatatattgaaaggcacacaattttttttcaaaaactattgaTCTTAAATTCActcatattaatataatattattagaatcaacaattaataatatctattttaaaacttagaaacataaaattattagatatatagaaacaattacaattaaattttgtCACGTCCGTAAATATTTGTGAATAATTTAAACAAaccaaaacattttttaaatataagagaATATCGATTAAGCCATGTGATTTCACTCAAATGATATTTTCGAATGAAATAGAggttgtttttgaaatttttgtcttattttaatgaatatttattacTTAAGGAATAAAATTAATCACTTGATCAATTCTCTATCTTTTACGCTGTGTTTGTTTGAAGGGAAATGACTGTTCATGGTGATTGGCGACGATAGATTTGAAAAACGAGCGTTGTTCTCTTGTGATGATTTGCGATAATGGAACAACGATGATTTGCGAGATAGCACTGTTGAAGTTGTCTCGCTAATTTGCAAGGACTTGCGCTGATTTAGTACACAAAGACTCATATGCCCTGTACGGATATTAAAGAGGA
Protein-coding sequences here:
- the LOC108343034 gene encoding uncharacterized protein LOC108343034; this encodes MDEGEGGYGESGDPMDQFHRNEAISAVADDGFMAEEDDDYEDLYNDVNIGEGVLQSLRKNEDSGFRNDDVEVKKPPPPPQVPDAPGVSISGAGDGDGGEGVGGGGSGIVESRVSGRVDGFQNQGFRGNEVGAKGGIRVELGHQTVKSDIEEQGGNDGAALPGIEQQSHGGVVGSVGNEGLVRQGQGGGGGGSANRVGGNGVGNSVTAVNSVSTGGVGGVGGGSGASGGTILFVGDLHWWTTDAELETELSKYGPVKEVKFFDEKASGKSKGYCQVEFFDPSASTNCKEGMNGHVFNGRPCVVAFASPFTVKKMGEAQINRNQQMNPSTVTQQGRRGPSDSGAKPGGGNISTGGNYQGGDGNRGYGRGGNWGRGNNPGMGNRGPVNQMRNRGGGMGGRGIMGHGGNGFGQGIGGTPPLLHPQSMMGQGFDPAFGGPMGRMGSYGGFPGAPTPPFSGILPSFPGVGGVGLPGVAPHVNPAFFGRGMPVNGMGMMPTSGMDGPNMGMWSDPNMGGWGGEEPGGGKAGESSYGEEAASDHQYGEVSHDRAGWPMREKDRGSERDWSGSSERRYRDDRDQGYERDAPREKDMGHDPEWSERRHRDDRETGRERSRDRDRERSRDRERDHRERDRHREDRDRYADHHRYRDREAEHDDEWDRGRSSRTHSKSRLSQEEEHHSRPRDADYGKRRRLTSE